A portion of the Drosophila sechellia strain sech25 chromosome 2R, ASM438219v1, whole genome shotgun sequence genome contains these proteins:
- the LOC6608870 gene encoding uncharacterized protein LOC6608870 isoform X2, protein MMKRTRVDEVQFGTRPVPQTSGGVGVGVVGVAGGGPTSGGGGTATVGVNTTGVTIGTVVPSAHNATISGIGSIHHRILTPQHGGAQTIAYLPSTTPTATNLKTTSSIVDSTTAGGPVGAGSQVAVGVGSAAGGGGVVVSTGSTGTQTLQYTTSYSVASIQAGGTLKANTADGANTVQIHVTGGGAANNPASAQTVSSSSQTGTIRQRTISGTQTVATAVGNLATISQQQPVQQSPLGKAQTPPSSVVANSIPVGGTTPPQGQSGNATPRLKVEDALSYLDQVKYQYADQPQIYNNFLDIMKEFKSHCIDTPGVIERVSTLFKGHTELIYGFNMFLPPGYKIEIHSDALGCSVPVVSMPSPPGAPTSTGTVHMLTGNSSMSGAGHIAIKTNNAATLTPATGAGAAAAAAAVAQIQSAGAVNLMTHGGASLTQTTIHALQQATPPQSQSPGGGHVHVSVTNSTATNAVVPGQPGISVSAHNVPQNYSRDRERATITPTGQVAGAAANVNASASIVVGGPPTPNSLSELSPHGGAGGGPGAGAAQHNLHHIQQAHQSILLGETGQQNQPVEFNHAITYVNKIKNRFQNQPAKYKKFLEILHAYQKEQKVMKEGSLNQGKMLTEQEVYTQVAKLFGQDEDLLREFGQFLPDATNQSGQYMSKSASVHNDHGKRPTATLSGGAHITMSSASPAPSGSPLHLGATTLPQIDNSAHAAAIGNLSAVNTSVSIKTYNNNQQQQNHVIGSGLSATRNDILFEKDYHAGLQQQAHQRGAGVGAHHHLAGTGAGANIGRPGVGASVMVSYDKEHRNNHHVQKYVGHVPNQNLTHGHNAKKSPSYGIPSVIGSMPHISDNSLDRSSPGISYATSPLSSGPHGQHNSGSATRRPGDDSLVGHYSSGAPPAKRPKPYCRDVSFSEASTKCTISDAAFFDKVRKALRSPEVYDNFLRCLTLFNQEIVSKTELLGLVSPFLMKFPDLLRWFTDFLGPPSGQPAGGLIDGMPLAATQRQGGGSSNSSHDRGSSHQSAAEYVQDVDLSSCKRLGASYCALPQTTVPKKCSGRTALCREVLNDKWVSFPTWASEDSTFVTSRKTQFEETIYRTEDERFELDLVIEVNSATIRVLENLQKKMSRMSTEELSKFHLDDHLGGTSQTIHQRAIHRIYGDKSGEIITGMKKNPFVAVPIVLKRLKVKEEEWREAQKTFNKQWREQNEKYYLKSLDHQAINFKPNDMKALRSKSLFNEIETLYDERHDQEDDAMEPFGPHLVLPYKDKTILDDAANLLIHHVKRQTGIQKQEKQKIKQIIRQFVPDLFFAPRQPLSDDERDDAFPFLVDDNTKMDVDSPLGRTESSTRNAKSTPSESASPARSNASSSSGTPAGIKKETDDSKATTGSSAASTLTGSSATPVDDATPSTSSAAAAASAASSTVSGAEGKPKDDPLSSHKEEGAGSTSSGAATSPRQAQDTAGAGVDVEIKLEHPADFSNPKLLPPHAHGQREDESYTLFFANNNWYLFLRLHAILCDRLHVMYERARLLAIEEERCRVNRRESTATALRLKPKPEIQVEDYYPTFLDMLKNVLDGNMDSNTFEDTMREMFGIYAYISFTLDKVVSNAVRQLQYCVTERAALDCVELFATEQRRGCTGGFCRDAHKTFDREMSYQRKAESILNDENCFKVYIYKIDCRVTIELLDSEPEEVDKPAALKAQKFSKYVERLANPALGGGGNTAGSNSALGNDTVVEASDIKTEADEDTAELRYREGGIGGARKARFLQRNKRRSKLLEEQVRQFFEHKRNRIEQHGTAAAVESIAVDSIISSSSTSGGGGSNNNNNNNNNNSWGGKRLERLGAPQVGLAEQYAFNDRDEISTNISNGRCFVTSKNLKLLKYDAVRRAKKSHCRVTQAKYAHFQTYVNKWLQQHVSEQLQQNCVDWLLGKTADQINASGWGSASKTKTVQQKDTSKTPYRIYNRYRVVQSVVSGLMSANAPTPDGTVPAVNSVPPGSVSTVNNVQGSATVSSTSHSMCNSSILSADSTTNTNASPQQQQHCNSAAAATTPNAEALQQVRPMES, encoded by the exons TTCGATACAGGCTGGTGGAACTCTGAAAGCCAACACAGCGGATGGCGCGAACACGGTACAGATTCATGTcacaggaggaggagctgcgaACAATCCTGCCAGTGCACAGACTGTATCCAGCAGCTCACAAACGGGCACAATCCGTCAGCGTACAATCAGCGGCACCCAGACAGTGGCGACTGCGGTGGGCAATCTAGCCACGATTTCCCAGCAACAACCAGTTCAACAGTCACCTTTGGGCAAGGCCCAAACTCCTCCATCGTCCGTGGTTGCCAACAGTATCCCAGTGGGTGGAACCACCCCACCACAAGGACAGTCGGGAAATGCCACGCCACGCTTAAAAGTGGAGGATGCATTGAGCTACCTGGACCAAGTAAAGTACCAGTATGCAGACCAGCCGCAAATCTACAACAACTTCCTCGACATCATGAAGGAATTCAAGTCGCACTGCATCGACACACCCGGAGTGATTGAGCGAGTCTCCACACTCTTCAAGGGGCACACAGAGCTGATATACGGCTTCAACATGTTCTTGCCTCCGGGTTACAAGATCGAAATTCATTCGGATGCTCTTGGCTGTTCGGTGCCGGTGGTTTCGATGCCCTCACCACCGGGAGCGCCAACGAGCACAGGAACGGTGCACATGCTTACCGGAAATAGCTCGATGTCCGGTGCCGGACATATCGCCATAAAGACGAACAATGCTGCAACTTTAACACCGGCAACAGGGGCTGGAGCAgcggccgcagcagcagctgtggCTCAGATTCAATCCGCTGGAGCTGTAAATCTTATGACCCACGGCGGAGCCTCGCTTACCCAGACCACTATTCATGCCTTGCAACAGGCGACGCCTCCTCAATCACAATCTCCAGGCGGTGGTCATGTACACGTGAGTGTAACAAACTCTACGGCGACAAACGCCGTAGTGCCCGGACAGCCAGGCATCTCCGTATCGGCGCACAATGTACCGCAGAACTACTCGAGAGATCGAGAAAGGGCCACCATAACACCTACTGGGCAAGTGGCTGGGGCTGCGGCAAACGTGAATGCGTCTGCTAGTATAGTTGTCGGTGGACCTCCAACGCCCAATTCTCTAAGTGAGCTTAGCCCTcatggaggagcaggaggtggGCCAGGTGCGGGAGCGGCGCAGCACAATCTGCATCACATCCAGCAGGCGCATCAATCGATTTTGCTTGGGGAGACGGGACAGCAGAATCAGCCGGTGGAGTTCAATCACGCCATAACCTATGTAAATAAGATCAAG AATCGTTTCCAAAACCAGCCGGCCAAGTACAAGAAATTCCTCGAAATTCTGCACGCCTATCAGAAGGAGCAAAAGGTGATGAAGGAGGGCAGCCTGAACCAGGGTAAAATGCTCACCGAACAGGAGGTGTACACGCAGGTGGCTAAGCTTTTTGGCCAGGATGAGGATTTGCTTAGAGAGTTTGGCCAGTTTCTTCCTGATGCCACCAACCAGTCCGGACAGTACATGTCCAAGTCAGCATCTGTGCACAATGATCATGGCAAGCGTCCCACGGCTACTTTGAGCGGTGGAGCTCACATAACCATGTCGTCTGCTTCGCCAGCGCCAAGTGGATCCCCTCTGCATTTGGGTGCAACGACTCTTCCTCAGATCGACAATAGCGCCCATGCAGCGGCTATAGGAAACCTTTCGGCGGTGAACACCAGTGTCAGCATTAAGACGTACAATAAtaatcagcaacagcagaatCATGTGATCGGTTCAGGCCTGAGTGCGACGCGGAACGATATTCTCTTTGAGAAGGACTATCACGCGGGTCTGCAGCAGCAAGCGCATCAGCGAGGAGCTGGAGTTGGAGCCCATCATCATTTGGCCGGAACTGGAGCGGGCGCCAATATCGGGCGGCCTGGAGTGGGAGCCAGCGTGATGGTGTCGTACGATAAGGAGCACCGAAATAATCATCATGTGCAAAAGTACGTTGGCCATGTGCCAAACCAGAATCTAACGCACGGTCATAACGCAAAGAAATCGCCAAGTTATGGCATCCCTTCGGTGATTGGTTCCATGCCGCACATTTCGGACAATTCCCTCGACCGCAGTTCGCCGGGAATTAGTTACGCCACGTCACCATTGTCCTCTGGTCCACATGGACAGCATAACTCTGGTTCAGCTACGAGGAGGCCGGGTGATGACAGTTTAGTCGGACACTATTCTAGTGGAGCGCCGCCTGCTAAGCGACCGAAGCCTTATTGTCGCGATGTCAGCTTTTCCGAAGCATCGACCAAGTGCACCATCTCCGACGCCGCGTTCTTTGACAAGGTGCGCAAGGCGTTAAGAAGTCCAGAGGTCTACGACAACTTCCTGCGATGCCTGACCCTTTTTAACCAGGAAATTGTCTCCAAAACGGAACTTCTTGGTCTGGTATCACCGTTCTTGATGAAGTTCCCCGACCTGCTGAGATGGTTCACCGACTTTCTGGGACCGCCCTCTGGTCAACCTGCTGGAGGATTGATTGACGGCATGCCCTTAGCCGCAACGCAACGTCAGGGAGGTGGAAGTAGTAATAGTTCCCATGATCGAGGTAGCAGTCACCAGAGTGCCGCCGAGTACGTCCAGGATGTGGATCTGTCTTCGTGCAAGCGGCTGGGTGCATCCTATTGTGCTTTGCCGCAGACCACAGTACCTAAGAAGTGCAGCGGACGGACGGCTCTCTGCCGGGAAGTGCTCAACGACAAATGGGTATCGTTCCCGACGTGGGCCAGCGAGGATTCCACTTTTGTTACATCGCGAAAAACTCAGTTCGAGGAGACAATTTACCG AACGGAGGACGAGCGATTCGAGCTGGACCTGGTCATCGAGGTTAATAGTGCTACGATTCGAGTGCTGGAGAActtacaaaagaaaatgtcaCGAATGTCCACCGAAGAATTGAGCAAATTCCATCTGGACGATCATCTGGGCGGCACATCCCAAACGATACACCAGCGGGCCATTCATCGCATCTACGGCGACAAGTCGGGAGAAATAATCACGGGAATGAAGAAAAATCCGTTTGTGGCGGTGCCTATTGTACTGAAGCGACTGAAAgtcaaggaggaggagtggcGAGAAGCGCAAAAG ACCTTCAATAAGCAATGGCGGGAACAGAACGAGAAGTACTACCTCAAGTCTCTCGATCACCAGGCCATCAACTTCAAGCCCAACGACATGAAAGCCCTGCGCTCAAAGAGTCTGTTTAACGAAATCGAGACGCTGTACGATGAGCGGCATGACCAAGAGGACGACGCCATGGAACCGTTTGGGCCGCATCTGGTGCTGCCCTACAAGGACAAAACCATTCTGGACGATGCCGCCAACCTGCTGATTCATCATGTGAAGCGCCAGACTGGCATCCAGAAGCAGGAGAAGCAAAAGATTAAGCAGATCATCCGACAATTTGTGCCTGACCTTTTCTTCGCGCCACGACAGCCACTAAGCGACGACGAACGCGATGACG CCTTTCCATTTTTGGTAGATGACAATACGAAAATGGACGTGGACTCGCCACTGGGTCGCACGGAGTCTTCGACTCGAAATGCCAAGAGTACGCCCAGTGAAAGTGCCTCTCCAGCGCGTAGCAATGCAAGCAGTAGCAGCGGAACACCAGCGGGCATTAAGAAAGAGACTGATGACTCCAAAGCGACGACTGGATCTTCTGCAGCGTCCACGTTAACGGGATCTTCAGCGACGCCTGTGGACGATGCAACGCCATCAACATCctcagcagcggcggcagcatcAGCGGCATCGTCAACTGTTTCAGGAGCCGAAGGCAAGCCAAAGGATGACCCCCTTTCGTCGCACAAAGAGGAAGGAGCCGGTAGCACCAGCTCTGGAGCTGCCACGAGTCCCAGGCAAGCCCAAGACACTGCAGGAGCAGGCGTCGATGTGGAAATCAAACTGGAACATCCTGCGGACTTTTCCAATCCAAAGCTTCTACCACCGCACGCGCACGGGCAACGTGAA GACGAATCCTACACGCTGTTCTTCGCTAACAACAATTGGTATTTATTCCTGCGGCTACATGCGATTCTCTGCGACCGTTTGCATGTTATGTATGAACGAGCGCGTTTGCTGGCCATCGAGGAGGAGCGCTGTAGGGTGAATCGAAGGGAGAGCACAGCCACTGCGCTGCGGCTTAAGCCCAAGCCGGAGATTCAAGTTGAAGACTACTATCCCACCTTCCTTGATATGCTCAAGAACGTCCTAGACGGCAACATGGACTCGAATACGTTCGAGGACACGATGCGAGAAATGTTTGGCATTTATGCCTACATCTCTTTCACGCTGGATAAG GTTGTGTCCAATGCTGTTCGCCAGCTGCAATATTGTGTCACGGAAAGAGCAGCACTGGATTGTGTGGAGCTGTTTGCAACGGAGCAAAGGCGTGGCTGCACCGGCGGATTCTGTCGAGATGCGCACAAGACATTTGACAGGGAGATGTCGTATCAGCGGAAAGCGGAGAGCATTCTCAACGATGAGAATTGCTTCAAAGTGTACATT TATAAAATCGATTGCCGAGTAACCATAGAGCTGCTTGATTCGGAGCCCGAGGAAGTCGATAAGCCGGCTGCGTTGAAGGCCCAGAAGTTCAGCAAGTATGTGGAGCGGTTGGCGAATCCTGCGCTCGGCGGTGGTGGCAATACTGCCGGCTCCAATTCGGCGCTCGGCAATGACACCGTTGTAGAGGCGTCCGATATCAAGACGGAGGCGGACGAAGATACTGCCGAG TTGCGCTACAGAGAAGGTGGAATCGGAGGAGCACGCAAAGCGCGCTTTTTGCAGCGCAACAAGCGGAGATCGAAGCTTCTTGAGGAGCAAGTGCGTCAGTTTTTTGAACATAAGCGGAATCGCATTGAGCAGCATGGTACTGCGGCGGCAGTTGAATCCATCGCCGTCGACAGTATCATTTCAAGCAGCAGCACctccggcggtggcggcagtaataacaataataataataataacaataacagctGGGGCGGCAAACGTCTGGAGAGGCTGGGCGCCCCACAAGTGGGTCTGGCCGAGCAGTACGCCTTCAATGATCGCGACGAGATCAGCACAAATATCAGCAACGGACGATGTTTTGTGACCAGCAAGAATCTCAAGCTACTTAAGTACGATGCAGTGCGTCGTGCCAAGAAG AGTCATTGCCGCGTAACTCAGGCGAAATACGCTCACTTCCAAACGTACGTTAACAAGTGGCTTCAGCAACATGTCAgcgagcaactgcagcagaaCTGCGTCGACTGGCTGCTGGGCAAGACGGCAGACCAAATCAATGCCAGCGGCTGGGGATCCGCCAGTAAAACCAAGACGGTACAGCAGAAGGATACTTCGAAGACACCGTATCGCATCTACAACAGATACAGAGTGGTGCAGAGTGTAGTGAGCGGTTTGATGAGTGCCAATGCTCCAACTCCAGATGGGACAGTTCCGGCGGTCAACTCCGTGCCACCAGGCTCAGTTTCAACGGTGAACAATGTGCAGGGATCGGCGACAGTATCCTCGACTTCCCACTCGATGTGCAACAGTAGCATTTTGTCCGCGGACTCCACCACCAATACCAATGCGTcaccacagcagcagcagcattgcaATAGTGCAGCAGCTGCGACAACACCGAATGCAGAGGCACTGCAACAGGTGCGACCCATGGAGAGCTAA